A genomic segment from Desulfovibrio legallii encodes:
- a CDS encoding efflux RND transporter permease subunit, with translation MPLNLSAPFIRRPVATTLLTLAIALAGLAAFGLLPVAPLPQVDFPVVVVRAKMPGAGPETMAATVATPLERALGRIAGVTEMTSTSSLGSTEVVLQFDLDRNIDGAARDVQSAINAARSTLPTMPSNPTYRKVNPAGAPIMILSITSDVLTRSQLYDAASTVLAQKISQLPGVGEVTVGGGALPAVRVEVTPDALSRAGLVMEDVRKALAGANAFLPRGMLENDRNFWLVGANDQLRKAADYKNIIVARRGEKTVRLADVARVEDGAQDVRAMALSNGRPAVLLIVFRSPGANIIETVDRVKALLPQLRSWLPESADLELRMDRSQTIRASLHEVEKSLLLAMTLVVLVTFLFLRNGRATAIPAVAAPVSLLGTFGVMYLCGYSLDNLSLMALTVSTGFVVDDAIVVLENIVRRLEAGEKPLRAALNGAREVGFTVVSISLSLVAVFTPILFMGGIVGRLFREFSVVLTTAVLVSMLVSLTTTPMMCARLLRPLEHEAKARALARRCGTGGLYGALRRLAARVGDAWGHALAALQTGYARTLPVVLRHRRLTLFSLLLVVAANVWMYVAVPKGFFPVQDTGVIMGGVRADQSASFQAMQAKLTRLVNIIRADPAVQQVSAHLSGGRGGAGVFIALKPLAERKIGAQAVIGRLRGKLASEPGLQIFLQPAQDIMMGGRGARAQYQYTLQADDLDALRTWGRRLQQALAAEPIFKDVDSDIEERGLQTMVTVDRDALARYGLSMQDVDRALGDAFGQSQVSTIYEDKNQYRVVLEYGPDWLAGAEALDKVRLPGKGGLVPLWSVAQAAPAFAPLSVAHQGQFAAVTLAFNLAQGAALSQAQAAIDAARAHMGMPSGVVGSFQGTAKMFSDTVGNQVVLILAALAALYIVLGILYESLIHPLTILSTLPSAGGGALLALMVCGMEFSVIALIGVLLLCGIVKKNAIMMIDFAIEASRTRGLPAEEAIYEACLRRFRPIMMTTFAAILGAVPLALGQGDGAEIRQPLGITIVGGLLVSQLLTLYTTPVVYLTLDRWRRKKA, from the coding sequence CTGCCCCTGAATCTTTCCGCGCCCTTTATCCGCCGCCCCGTGGCCACCACCCTGCTGACCCTGGCCATCGCCCTGGCGGGCCTGGCGGCCTTCGGCCTTCTGCCTGTGGCCCCGCTGCCGCAGGTGGACTTCCCCGTGGTGGTGGTGCGGGCCAAGATGCCCGGCGCGGGGCCGGAAACCATGGCCGCCACCGTGGCCACCCCCCTGGAGCGCGCCCTGGGCCGCATTGCCGGGGTTACGGAAATGACCTCCACCAGCAGCCTGGGCTCCACGGAGGTGGTCCTGCAGTTTGATCTGGACCGCAACATCGACGGTGCGGCGCGGGACGTGCAGTCCGCCATCAACGCGGCCCGTTCCACCTTGCCCACCATGCCTTCCAACCCCACCTACCGCAAAGTGAACCCCGCGGGCGCGCCCATCATGATCCTTTCCATCACCTCGGACGTGCTGACCCGCTCCCAGCTCTACGACGCGGCCTCCACGGTGCTGGCCCAGAAGATTTCGCAGCTGCCGGGGGTGGGCGAGGTAACCGTGGGCGGCGGGGCCCTGCCCGCCGTGCGGGTGGAGGTTACGCCGGACGCCCTGAGCCGCGCGGGCCTGGTTATGGAAGACGTGCGCAAAGCCCTGGCCGGGGCCAACGCCTTTCTGCCGCGGGGCATGCTGGAAAACGACCGGAACTTCTGGCTGGTGGGGGCCAACGACCAGCTGCGCAAGGCCGCGGATTACAAAAACATCATCGTGGCCCGCCGGGGAGAAAAAACCGTCCGCCTCGCCGACGTGGCCCGGGTGGAGGACGGCGCGCAGGACGTGCGGGCCATGGCCCTTTCCAACGGCAGGCCGGCGGTTTTGCTCATCGTCTTCCGCTCGCCCGGGGCCAACATTATCGAGACCGTGGACCGGGTGAAGGCGCTGTTGCCGCAACTGCGCTCCTGGCTACCCGAAAGCGCGGATCTGGAGCTGCGCATGGACCGCTCCCAGACCATCCGGGCCTCCCTGCATGAGGTGGAAAAAAGCCTGCTCCTGGCCATGACCCTGGTGGTGCTGGTGACCTTTCTCTTTTTGCGCAACGGCCGGGCCACGGCCATCCCTGCTGTGGCCGCGCCCGTGTCCTTGCTGGGCACCTTCGGCGTCATGTATTTGTGCGGTTACAGTCTGGACAACCTTTCGCTCATGGCGCTCACCGTTTCCACGGGTTTTGTGGTGGACGACGCCATCGTGGTGCTGGAAAACATCGTGCGCCGCCTGGAGGCGGGCGAAAAACCCCTGCGCGCGGCCCTCAACGGCGCGCGCGAAGTGGGCTTTACCGTGGTTTCCATTTCTCTTTCGCTGGTGGCGGTGTTCACGCCCATTCTGTTCATGGGCGGCATCGTGGGGCGGCTGTTCCGCGAGTTTTCCGTGGTGCTGACCACGGCGGTGCTGGTCTCCATGCTGGTTTCCCTTACCACAACCCCCATGATGTGCGCACGCCTGCTCCGCCCTCTGGAGCATGAGGCCAAGGCCAGAGCGCTGGCCCGGCGCTGTGGAACCGGCGGCCTGTACGGCGCGCTGCGCCGTCTGGCGGCCCGCGTGGGCGACGCCTGGGGCCACGCCCTGGCAGCCCTGCAGACGGGCTACGCCCGCACCCTGCCCGTGGTGCTGCGCCACCGGCGGCTGACGCTCTTCTCCCTGCTGCTGGTGGTGGCCGCCAACGTCTGGATGTATGTGGCGGTGCCCAAAGGCTTTTTCCCTGTTCAGGACACGGGCGTGATCATGGGCGGCGTGCGCGCGGATCAGAGCGCCTCCTTCCAGGCCATGCAGGCCAAGCTCACCCGGCTGGTCAACATCATCCGCGCGGACCCGGCCGTGCAGCAGGTTTCGGCCCACCTTTCGGGCGGGCGCGGCGGGGCCGGGGTGTTCATCGCCCTCAAGCCCCTGGCGGAACGCAAGATCGGCGCGCAGGCCGTCATCGGGCGGTTGCGCGGCAAGCTGGCCTCGGAGCCGGGGCTGCAGATTTTTCTGCAGCCCGCCCAGGACATCATGATGGGCGGCCGGGGCGCGCGCGCCCAGTACCAGTACACCCTTCAGGCCGACGACCTGGACGCCCTGCGCACCTGGGGCCGTCGGCTGCAGCAGGCCCTGGCGGCCGAGCCCATCTTCAAGGACGTGGACAGCGATATTGAAGAACGCGGCCTGCAGACCATGGTTACTGTGGACCGCGACGCCCTGGCCCGCTACGGCCTGAGCATGCAGGACGTGGACCGCGCCCTGGGCGACGCCTTCGGCCAGAGCCAGGTTTCCACCATCTATGAGGATAAGAACCAGTACCGCGTGGTGCTGGAATACGGGCCGGACTGGCTGGCCGGGGCTGAAGCCCTGGACAAGGTGCGCCTGCCGGGCAAGGGCGGGCTGGTGCCGCTGTGGAGCGTGGCCCAGGCGGCCCCGGCCTTTGCGCCCCTTTCCGTAGCCCACCAGGGGCAGTTTGCCGCCGTGACCCTGGCCTTTAACCTGGCGCAGGGGGCGGCCCTTTCGCAGGCGCAGGCGGCCATCGACGCGGCCCGGGCGCACATGGGCATGCCCTCCGGCGTGGTGGGCAGCTTTCAGGGTACGGCCAAGATGTTCAGCGATACGGTGGGCAACCAGGTGGTGCTCATTCTGGCGGCCCTGGCCGCCCTCTACATCGTGCTGGGCATTCTGTATGAAAGCCTGATCCACCCCCTGACCATCCTCTCCACCTTGCCCTCGGCGGGCGGCGGGGCCTTGCTGGCCCTGATGGTCTGCGGCATGGAATTCAGCGTCATTGCCCTTATCGGCGTTCTGTTGCTCTGCGGCATTGTCAAAAAGAACGCCATCATGATGATCGACTTCGCCATCGAGGCCTCCCGCACCCGCGGCCTGCCGGCCGAGGAAGCCATCTACGAGGCCTGTCTGCGGCGCTTCCGGCCCATTATGATGACCACCTTCGCCGCCATCCTGGGGGCCGTGCCCCTGGCCTTGGGCCAGGGCGACGGGGCCGAGATCCGCCAGCCTCTGGGCATAACTATTGTGGGCGGCCTGCTGGTGAGCCAGCTGCTCACCCTCTATACCACCCCCGTGGTCTATCTGACCCTGGACCGCTGGCGGCGCAAAAAAGCGTAG
- a CDS encoding multidrug efflux RND transporter permease subunit, whose amino-acid sequence MNFSRIFILRPVATSLLMAALLLSGLLGYRYLPVAALPQIDYPTIQVQTFYPGASPDVMASVVTAPLERQFGTMPGLVQMHSLSTAGASVVTLQFDLSTALDVAEQEVQAAINAADNLLPADLPTPPVYNKVNPADPPVVTLAVTSDAMPLTRLEDLVDTRMAQKISQLPGVGLVTLSGGQRPAVRVRVNPRALAHAGLTLADVRTAIDKANVNDAKGSFDGPERASNLDANDQLTSAAEYARTIIGYANGAPLRLEDVATVAEGAENARLAAYVAGESGDFRPAIVLSVQRQPGANVIGVADAVLRLLPTLQQTLPGHVNVRVVTDRTVTIRATAHDVQLELLLSIGLVIGVIWLFLRNGRATLIPALAVPLSLVGSLGVMHLAGFSLNNLTLMALVIATGFVVDDAIVVIENIARYLEEGRKPLEAALTGAGQIGFTIISLTISLVAVLIPLLFMGDVVGRLFREFAVTLAVTILISAVISLTLTPMLCAVLLRPEMRGAGGLKAEGASGGFFPRLLAWYEQRLDWVLAHQGLTLAVTVGTLALTALLYALVPKGFFPVQDTGVIQGLAEAPQDASFSAMAGRQRELAQVILQDPAVAEVVFFVGVDGVNQSPATSRLNIALKPLAERDARAPAIARRIMARAAALPGMRLYLQPVQDLTIEDRVARSQYQFTVEALNRGQLETWVPQLTAALQRRPELDLAASDHLPPGRMAWVEINRDAAGRLGISMDAVDNALYDALGQRLVSTIFTQTNQYKVVLETEARFRQSPQDLEHIYVAGGDGKPVPLTSIAAVEERPVQLALARQGQFPVATLSFNVAQGSSLGAAVRAVQEEERALGLPAALRTQFQGAANAFLTSTDNQLWLILAAVVTVYIVLGVLYESYIHPLTILSTLPSAGIGALLALMLAGMELGVVGIIGIILLIGIVKKNAIMMIDFALEGERREGKPPLAAIRQACLLRLRPILMTTLAALLGALPLMLGWGMGAELRRPLGVSMVGGLLVSQVLTLFTTPVVYLWFDRLSRRLRGKGAALPSADRADGEHGPRGAAADAGTGARP is encoded by the coding sequence TGCACTCGCTTTCCACGGCCGGGGCCTCGGTGGTGACCCTGCAGTTTGACCTTTCCACGGCCCTGGACGTGGCGGAGCAGGAAGTGCAGGCGGCCATCAACGCGGCGGACAACCTGCTGCCCGCAGACCTGCCCACGCCCCCCGTGTACAATAAGGTGAACCCGGCGGATCCGCCTGTGGTGACCTTGGCCGTGACCAGCGACGCCATGCCCCTGACCCGGCTGGAAGACCTGGTGGACACGCGCATGGCGCAAAAAATTTCGCAGCTGCCGGGCGTGGGCCTGGTGACCCTTTCCGGCGGGCAGCGGCCCGCGGTGCGGGTGCGGGTGAACCCGCGCGCCCTGGCCCATGCGGGCCTGACCCTGGCCGACGTGCGCACGGCCATTGACAAAGCCAATGTCAACGACGCCAAGGGCAGCTTTGACGGGCCGGAACGCGCCAGCAATCTGGACGCCAACGACCAGCTGACTTCGGCGGCGGAGTACGCCCGCACCATTATCGGCTATGCCAACGGCGCGCCCCTGCGTCTGGAGGACGTGGCCACAGTGGCGGAAGGGGCGGAAAACGCCCGCCTGGCCGCCTATGTGGCCGGAGAGAGCGGGGATTTCCGCCCGGCCATTGTGCTTTCCGTGCAACGTCAGCCTGGGGCCAACGTCATCGGCGTGGCCGACGCTGTGCTGCGCCTGCTGCCCACGCTGCAGCAGACCCTGCCGGGGCACGTCAACGTGCGCGTGGTCACGGACCGCACCGTGACCATCCGGGCCACGGCGCACGACGTGCAGCTGGAGCTGCTGCTTTCCATCGGCCTGGTCATCGGGGTCATCTGGCTTTTCCTGCGCAACGGACGGGCCACCCTTATCCCGGCCCTGGCCGTGCCCCTTTCGCTGGTGGGCTCCCTGGGCGTCATGCACCTGGCGGGCTTTTCGCTCAACAACCTCACCCTTATGGCCCTGGTCATCGCCACGGGCTTTGTGGTGGACGATGCCATTGTGGTCATTGAAAACATCGCCCGCTATCTGGAAGAGGGCCGCAAGCCCCTGGAGGCCGCCCTGACGGGCGCGGGGCAGATCGGCTTTACCATCATTTCCCTGACCATCTCCCTGGTGGCGGTGCTCATTCCCCTGCTGTTCATGGGCGACGTGGTGGGGCGGCTGTTCCGCGAATTTGCCGTCACCCTGGCTGTCACCATCCTGATTTCGGCGGTCATTTCGCTCACCCTCACGCCCATGCTCTGCGCCGTGCTGCTGCGGCCGGAAATGCGCGGCGCGGGCGGCCTCAAGGCCGAGGGCGCAAGCGGCGGCTTCTTCCCCAGGCTGCTCGCCTGGTACGAGCAACGGCTGGACTGGGTGCTGGCCCACCAGGGCCTGACCCTGGCCGTCACCGTGGGCACCCTGGCGCTCACGGCGCTGCTCTATGCGCTTGTGCCCAAAGGATTTTTTCCGGTGCAGGATACGGGCGTCATCCAGGGCCTGGCCGAGGCCCCGCAGGACGCTTCCTTCTCCGCCATGGCCGGACGCCAGCGCGAGCTCGCCCAGGTCATTCTGCAAGACCCGGCCGTGGCCGAAGTGGTCTTTTTTGTGGGCGTGGACGGCGTGAACCAGAGCCCGGCCACCTCACGCCTGAACATCGCCCTCAAGCCCCTGGCCGAGCGCGACGCCCGCGCCCCGGCCATTGCCCGGCGCATCATGGCCAGGGCCGCGGCCCTGCCCGGCATGCGCCTCTACCTGCAGCCCGTGCAGGATCTGACTATTGAAGACCGCGTGGCCCGCAGCCAGTACCAGTTCACGGTGGAGGCCCTCAACCGCGGGCAGCTCGAAACCTGGGTTCCCCAGCTGACCGCGGCCCTGCAGCGACGGCCGGAGCTGGACCTGGCGGCCAGCGACCACCTGCCCCCCGGCCGCATGGCCTGGGTGGAAATCAACCGCGACGCGGCCGGACGCCTGGGCATCAGCATGGACGCTGTGGACAACGCCCTTTACGACGCCCTGGGCCAGCGGCTTGTTTCCACCATCTTTACCCAGACCAACCAGTATAAGGTGGTGCTGGAGACGGAAGCGCGCTTCCGCCAGAGCCCGCAGGACCTGGAGCACATCTATGTGGCCGGCGGGGACGGCAAGCCCGTGCCCCTCACCAGCATCGCCGCGGTGGAGGAACGCCCCGTGCAGCTGGCCCTGGCCCGGCAAGGGCAGTTCCCCGTGGCCACGCTTTCCTTTAACGTGGCGCAGGGTTCCTCCCTGGGCGCGGCCGTGCGCGCCGTGCAGGAGGAAGAGCGCGCCCTGGGCCTGCCCGCGGCCCTGCGCACCCAGTTTCAGGGCGCGGCCAACGCTTTTCTGACCTCCACGGACAACCAGCTTTGGCTCATCCTGGCCGCCGTGGTCACGGTCTACATCGTGCTGGGCGTGCTCTACGAAAGCTACATCCACCCCTTGACCATCCTCTCCACCCTGCCTTCGGCGGGCATCGGGGCCTTGCTGGCCCTCATGCTGGCGGGCATGGAACTGGGCGTGGTGGGCATTATCGGCATTATCCTGCTTATCGGCATCGTCAAAAAAAACGCCATCATGATGATCGACTTCGCCCTGGAGGGCGAGCGGCGCGAGGGCAAGCCGCCCCTGGCGGCCATCCGCCAGGCCTGTCTGCTGCGGCTGCGGCCCATCCTCATGACCACCCTGGCGGCGCTGCTGGGGGCGCTGCCCCTGATGCTGGGCTGGGGCATGGGCGCGGAGCTGCGCCGCCCCCTGGGCGTGAGCATGGTGGGCGGGTTGCTGGTCAGCCAGGTGCTGACCCTGTTCACCACGCCCGTGGTTTACCTGTGGTTTGACCGTCTGAGCCGCCGTTTGCGGGGGAAGGGCGCGGCCCTGCCGTCGGCCGACCGCGCGGACGGAGAACACGGCCCCCGCGGGGCGGCCGCGGACGCCGGGACGGGGGCGCGGCCGTGA